The DNA segment CTGCTCGCCGCCCACCTGGTGCGCCGGGGCGTCCAGGGCACCTTCGCGGAGTCGATCGTCTCCTCCTCGCTGCTCGGCCGGATCGCCGGCAAGGCGGGGCTGCCGTACGAGGAGACGCTCACCGGCTTCAAGTGGATCGCCCGCGTCGACGGCCTGCGCTACGGCTACGAGGAGGCCCTCGGCTACTGCGTGGACCCCGAGGGCGTGCGCGACAAGGACGGCATCACCGCGGCCCTCCTGATCACCGAGCTGGCGTCCGGGCTGAAGGAGGAGGGCCGTACCCTCCTCGACCTCCTGGACGACCTCGCCGTCGAGCACGGCCTGCACGCCACCGACCAGCTGTCCGTGCGCGTCCAGGACCTCTCCCTGATCGCCGACGCGATGCGCCGCCTGCGCGAGCAGCCCCCGACGCGGCTCGCGGGCCTGGCCATCACCCGGGCGGAGGACCTGACCCGGGGCACCGAGACGCTGCCGCCGACGGACGGCCTGCGCTACACCCTGGACGGCGCCCGCGTCATCGTCCGGCCCAGCGGCACCGAGCCGAAGCTGAAGTGCTACCTGGAGGTCGTCGTACCGGTTCCGGACCGCGCGGACCTCCCGGCGGCGCACGCCCGCGCGAAGGAGCTCCTGGAGGCCGTCAAGCGCGACCTCTCCGCGGCCGCCGGCATCTGAAACCGCCGCGGCCACCGGAAGACACCGGAAACGCGGCCACCGGAAATCACCGGAAAAGCGAGGGGCACCCCCCCCGGATCGGTCCCGATCCCAGGGGGCGCCCCTCGCGCGTACCGGCGCCGCGAACGCCGTACGGCCCGTACCGCCGTCTTCTCAGCCGCCGGTCGCCAGCAGGATCACCAGCAGTACGGCGCCCGCCAGCGTCGGCGCCGCCACCTCGTAGGCCCAGCGGATCGTCGTACCGCCCTGGGCGGGCTCCTCGTTCCCGCGCCGGTCCAGGAGGTCGCGCAGGTCGTCCATGACCTTGTCGCTCTCCGCGCGGCTCGGCCCGTCGCCCCCGGCGCCGAGAGTGCCGAAGCCGACGCCCCGGGCGCCGATCCCGCCGCCGAGCCCCGCGCTGCCCGTCGCCGACCGCCGTGCCGCGGCCGCCGCCCGCCGCTCGGCCTTCTTGCGGCCGCGCAGCGACACGGGGACGGCCCACAGCTGGTACTTGGCGCCGGACTTGGTGCGCACCTCGTTGGTGAAGCTGGAGCGCAGCGCCTCCACCTCGGTCCACGGCACGGTGATCACCCGGTACGGGTTGCGGATCCGCAGCCGGTCCTCGTTGGCGAACACGGCAGGGCGCAGCGTGAAGGCGATCACCAGCGGCAGCACCAGGATCATCGAGGCCAGCGCGAGCCACGGGGTGCGGCCGTGGCCCTTGAACAGCGCGTCGAAGCCCAGCCAGGCGACGACCGCGAGCAGCAGCGCGCCGCCCGCGAGCCCCATGGGCGAGCGGTAGATCCGGTCCTTCACGGCGGGTACCGGAGGCTGCGACGCGGGTGGCTTGTTGTCCGGGGTCGTCATGGCCCGATTGTGCATGACGCCGCGGCGGGCGCCGCCATGTGCCCCGGCACCCGTATCCATCCGTGATCTTCCGGGCTCCGCACGGACCGGAGAGACCCGGAATCCGCCCCGGGGGTGTACAGCAGCTACGCGCGTAGATATGCTCGTCTGGTGACCATGCCCACCACCGCACCCCCCGCACATGCGCTCGCCGACGTCACCGCGTCCGACAGCACGCTGCGCCGCTTCCTGCACGGGCTGCCCGGCGTCGACGCGGTCGGCCTGGAGGCGCGCGCCGCGTCGCTCGGCACCCGTTCCATCAAGACCACCGCGAAGGCGTACGCCATCGACCTCGCCATCTCGATGGTCGACCTGACGACGCTGGAAGGCGCGGACACCCCGGGCAAGGTCCGGGCGCTCGGCGCCAAGGCGGTCCACCCCGACCCGACCGACCGCACCGCCCCGACCACGGCCGCGGTCTGCGTCTACCCGGACATGGTGGCCGTCGCCAAGGAGGCCGTCGCCGGCTCCCACGTCAAGGTCGCCTCGGTCGCCACCGCCTTCCCGGCCGGCCGCGCCGCCCTCGAGGTGAAGCTGGCCGACGTGCGGGACGCCGTCGCCGCGGGCGCCGACGAGATCGACATGGTCATCGACCGCGGCGCGTTCCTCGCGGGCAAGTACCTGAAGGTGTACGACGAGATCGTCGCCGTCAAGGAAGCCTGCGGGACGAGCGCCCGGCTGAAGGTCATCTTCGAGACCGGCGAGCTGTCGACGTACGACAACATCCGCCGCGCCTCCTGGCTCGGCATGATCGCCGGCGCCGACTTCATCAAGACCTCGACGGGCAAGGTCGCCGTCAACGCGACGCCCGCCAACACCCTGCTGATGCTGGAGGCGGTGCGCGACTTCCGCGCCCAGACCGGCATCCAGGTCGGCGTGAAGCCGGCCGGCGGCATCCGCACGACCAAGGACGCCGTCAAGTTCCTCGTCCTGGTCAACGAGACGGCGGGCCAGGACTGGCTGGACAACCACTGGTTCCGCTTCGGCGCCTCCTCGCTGCTGAACGACCTGCTGATGCAGCGTCAGAAGCTGGCCACCGGCCGTTACTCCGGCCCCGACTACGTGACGGTGGACTGATCACCATGGCATCCGCATCCGCATTCGAGTACGCACCCGCGCCCGAGTCCCGCTCGGTCGTCGACCTCGCGCCGTCCTACGGCCTGTTCATCGACGGCGAGTTCACCGACGCCACCGGCGGCAAGGTCTTCAAGACCGTCTCGCCGTCCACCGAAGAGGTGCTGTCGGAGGTCGCCGAAGCCTCCGAGGAGGACGTCGACCGCGCCGTGAAGGCCGCCCGCAGGGCCTTCGAGAAGTGGTCCGCGCTGCCCGGCGCCGAGCGCGCCAAGTACCTGTTCCGCATCGCCCGGATCATCCAGGAGCGCAGCCGCGAACTGGCCGTCCTGGAGACGCTGGACAACGGCAAGCCGATCAAGGAGACCCGCGACGCGGACCTCCCCCTGGTCGCGGCCCACTTCTTCTACTACGCGGGCTGGGCCGACAAGCTCGACCACGCGGGCTTCGGCGCCGAGCCGCGGCCGCTGGGCGTGGCCGGCCAGGTCATCCCGTGGAACTTCCCGCTGCTGATGCTGGCCTGGAAGATCGCCCCGGCGCTCGCGACCGGCAACACGGTCGTCCTGAAGCCCGCCGAGACCACCCCGCTGTCCGCCCTGTTCTTCGCGGACATCTGCCGCCAGGCGGGCCTGCCCAAGGGCGTCGTCAACATCGTGACCGGTGACGGCCGTACCGGCGCCGCCCTGGTCGCGCACCCGGACGTGAACAAGGTCGCGTTCACCGGCTCGACGGCGGTCGGCAAGGCGATCGCGCGGACCGTGGCCGGCACGCGCAAGAAGCTCACCCTCGAACTCGGCGGCAAGGGCGCGAACATCGTCTTCGACGACGCCCCGATCGACCAGGCTGTCGAGGGCATCGTGAACGGCATCTTCTTCAACCAGGGCCAGGTCTGCTGCGCCGGCTCGCGGCTGATCGTCCAGGAGTCGATCCAGGACGAGCTGCTGGACGCGCTGAAGCGCCGCCTGTCCACGCTGCGCCTGGGCGACCCGCTGGACAAGAACACCGACATCGGCGCGATCAACTCCGCGGAGCAGCTGGCCCGGATCACCGCGCTGGCCGACGCGGGCGAGGCGGAGGGCGCCGAGCGCTGGTCCCCCGCCTGCGAACTGCCGGACGCCGGCTACTGGTTCGCGCCGACGCTCTTCACGAACGTCACCCAGGCCCACACCATCGCCCGCGAGGAGATCTTCGGCCCGGTGCTGTCGGTCCTCTCCTTCCGCACCCCGGACGAGGCGGTCGCCAAGGCGAACAACACGCAGTACGGCCTGTCGGCGGGCATCTGGTCCGAGAAGGGCTCCCGCATCCTGGCCGTCGCGAGCAAGCTGCGCGCCGGTGTCGTCTGGTCCAACACGTTCAACAAGTTCGACCCCACCTCGCCGTTCGGCGGCTACAAGGAGTCGGGCTTCGGCCGCGAGGGCGGTCGCCACGGCCTGGAGGCGTACCTCGATGTCTGACGCACGACTTTCCGTCTTCAAGACCTACAAGCTGTACGTGGGCGGCAAGTTCCCGCGTTCCGAGAGCGGCCGGGTGTACGAGGTGACGGACCCGAAGAACAACTGGCTGGCCAACGCACCGCTGTCCTCCCGCAAGGACGCCCGGGACGCGGTGGTCGCGGCCCGCAAGGCGTTCGGCGGCTGGTCCGGCGCGACCGCGTACAACCGCGGTCAGGTCCTGTACCGGGTCGCGGAGATGCTGGAGGGCCGCCGCGAGCAGTTCGTGCGCGAGGTGGCCGAGGCGGAGGGCCTGTCGAAGTCCAAGGCCGCCGCCGTCGTGGACGCCGCGATCGACCGCTGGGTCTGGTACGCCGGCTGGACCGACAAGATCGCCCAGGTGGTCGGCGGCGCGAACCCGGTCGCGGGCCCGTTCTTCAACCTCTCCTCGCCGGAGCCGACGGGCGTGGTCGCCGTACTGGCCCCCCAGGAGTCGTCGTTCCTCGGCCTGGTCTCGGTCCTCGCCCCGGTGATCGCCACCGGCAACACGGCCGTCGTCATCGCCGCCGAGAAGGCCCCGCTCCCGGCGCTCTCCCTCGCCGAGGTGCTGGACACGTCCGACGTCCCGGGCGGCGTGGTGAACATCCTCTCCGGCCGCCCGTCCGAGATCGCCCCCTCGCTGGCCGCGCACCAGGACGTGAACGCGATCGATCTCGCGGGCGCGGACGAGGAGTTGGCCAAGGAACTGGAGATCGCCGCCGCCGACAACCTGAAGCGCGTCCTGCGCCCCCGGGACGTCGACTTCACGGCGACCCCCGGCACCGAACGCCTGACGGCCTTCCTGGAGACGAAGACCGTGTGGCACACGACGGGCGCACTGGGCGCCGCGGGTTCGTCGTACTGACGGACTGGTGACGGACTACCGACTGGCTGCTGACGGGGTCCGCGCGGGGAACCGTCGCCGTCGGCCGGGTGCGGGTCGCACTCGGCCGATCGCGCGGTTCCCCGCGCCCCGTTGCAAGGCGCCCTAGTGGCTCAGCCCCGACAGCACCTGGCCCACCACCGGGAGGCTGCCCAGGGACTGGGCCTCGGCGATCGGGGCGGTCAGCATCTGGGAGCCCACCGGCTTGAAGTCGGCGATCTGGGTGCCCACTCCGTTGTCGAGGGGGTCGACGCCGGTGCCCGCGAGGGGGTTGGGCTTGAGGCCGGCGACCGGGCCGGTGACGTAGCCGAGCGTGCCGGTGAGGACCGTGAGGCCCGCCTGGGGGTCGATGTTGCCCAGGGAGGTCGGCCGCCACGGCACGTGCACGAGCGGTGCGCCCGTGTCCGCGTGGGCCGTCGCCGCGCCCGCGCCCAGCGCCGCGCCGGCGGTCACGAGGGCGAACAGGGCACGGCGCGCGGTGGGGTGCTGGGGCTTGCTGTGTCGGGCCATCGCTGGTGCCACCTTCT comes from the Streptomyces sp. SUK 48 genome and includes:
- a CDS encoding PH domain-containing protein, with the translated sequence MTTPDNKPPASQPPVPAVKDRIYRSPMGLAGGALLLAVVAWLGFDALFKGHGRTPWLALASMILVLPLVIAFTLRPAVFANEDRLRIRNPYRVITVPWTEVEALRSSFTNEVRTKSGAKYQLWAVPVSLRGRKKAERRAAAAARRSATGSAGLGGGIGARGVGFGTLGAGGDGPSRAESDKVMDDLRDLLDRRGNEEPAQGGTTIRWAYEVAAPTLAGAVLLVILLATGG
- the deoC gene encoding deoxyribose-phosphate aldolase; this encodes MPTTAPPAHALADVTASDSTLRRFLHGLPGVDAVGLEARAASLGTRSIKTTAKAYAIDLAISMVDLTTLEGADTPGKVRALGAKAVHPDPTDRTAPTTAAVCVYPDMVAVAKEAVAGSHVKVASVATAFPAGRAALEVKLADVRDAVAAGADEIDMVIDRGAFLAGKYLKVYDEIVAVKEACGTSARLKVIFETGELSTYDNIRRASWLGMIAGADFIKTSTGKVAVNATPANTLLMLEAVRDFRAQTGIQVGVKPAGGIRTTKDAVKFLVLVNETAGQDWLDNHWFRFGASSLLNDLLMQRQKLATGRYSGPDYVTVD
- a CDS encoding aldehyde dehydrogenase family protein, with translation MASASAFEYAPAPESRSVVDLAPSYGLFIDGEFTDATGGKVFKTVSPSTEEVLSEVAEASEEDVDRAVKAARRAFEKWSALPGAERAKYLFRIARIIQERSRELAVLETLDNGKPIKETRDADLPLVAAHFFYYAGWADKLDHAGFGAEPRPLGVAGQVIPWNFPLLMLAWKIAPALATGNTVVLKPAETTPLSALFFADICRQAGLPKGVVNIVTGDGRTGAALVAHPDVNKVAFTGSTAVGKAIARTVAGTRKKLTLELGGKGANIVFDDAPIDQAVEGIVNGIFFNQGQVCCAGSRLIVQESIQDELLDALKRRLSTLRLGDPLDKNTDIGAINSAEQLARITALADAGEAEGAERWSPACELPDAGYWFAPTLFTNVTQAHTIAREEIFGPVLSVLSFRTPDEAVAKANNTQYGLSAGIWSEKGSRILAVASKLRAGVVWSNTFNKFDPTSPFGGYKESGFGREGGRHGLEAYLDV
- a CDS encoding aldehyde dehydrogenase family protein, encoding MSDARLSVFKTYKLYVGGKFPRSESGRVYEVTDPKNNWLANAPLSSRKDARDAVVAARKAFGGWSGATAYNRGQVLYRVAEMLEGRREQFVREVAEAEGLSKSKAAAVVDAAIDRWVWYAGWTDKIAQVVGGANPVAGPFFNLSSPEPTGVVAVLAPQESSFLGLVSVLAPVIATGNTAVVIAAEKAPLPALSLAEVLDTSDVPGGVVNILSGRPSEIAPSLAAHQDVNAIDLAGADEELAKELEIAAADNLKRVLRPRDVDFTATPGTERLTAFLETKTVWHTTGALGAAGSSY